In the Vibrio gigantis genome, one interval contains:
- the rpsU gene encoding 30S ribosomal protein S21, translated as MPIVKVRENEPFDVALRRFKRSCEKAGILSEVRRREHYEKPTTVRKRAKAAAQKRHAKKLARENARRVRLY; from the coding sequence ATGCCAATAGTTAAAGTACGTGAAAACGAACCGTTCGACGTTGCACTACGTCGTTTCAAGCGCTCTTGTGAAAAAGCAGGTATCCTTTCTGAAGTTCGCCGTCGCGAGCATTACGAAAAGCCAACTACAGTTCGCAAACGCGCTAAAGCAGCAGCTCAAAAGCGTCACGCTAAGAAGCTAGCTCGCGAAAACGCACGTCGCGTTCGCCTGTACTAA
- the tsaD gene encoding tRNA (adenosine(37)-N6)-threonylcarbamoyltransferase complex transferase subunit TsaD: MRIIGIETSCDETGIAIYDDEQGLLSHQLYSQVKLHADYGGVVPELASRDHVKKTIPLIKAALAEANLTSKDIDGVAYTAGPGLVGALLVGATIGRSIAYAWGVPAVPVHHMEGHLLAPMLEDNPPPFPFVALLVSGGHTMMVEVKGIGEYKILGESIDDAAGEAFDKTAKLMGLDYPGGPLLSRLAEKGTPGRFKFPRPMTDRPGLDMSFSGLKTFAANTIRDNDNDDQTRADIAYAFQEAVCGTLVIKCKRALEQTGMKRIVIAGGVSANKQLRVELEALAKKIGGEVYYPRTEFCTDNGAMIAYAGMQRLKNGETADLSVQATPRWPIDQLEPIA; encoded by the coding sequence ATGCGCATTATTGGTATTGAAACCTCTTGTGATGAAACAGGAATCGCAATTTATGATGATGAGCAGGGGCTGCTTTCTCATCAATTATATAGCCAAGTAAAACTGCACGCCGATTACGGTGGTGTGGTACCTGAGCTAGCTTCACGTGACCACGTGAAAAAGACAATCCCACTGATTAAAGCCGCTTTAGCGGAAGCTAACCTAACGTCGAAAGATATTGATGGTGTGGCTTACACGGCTGGCCCAGGTTTGGTTGGCGCACTGCTTGTGGGCGCAACGATTGGTCGCAGCATTGCTTATGCTTGGGGCGTGCCCGCTGTACCTGTTCACCACATGGAAGGTCACCTACTAGCGCCAATGCTAGAAGATAACCCACCGCCGTTCCCATTTGTTGCTCTGCTGGTTTCTGGCGGTCACACTATGATGGTCGAAGTGAAGGGGATTGGTGAATACAAGATCCTTGGCGAATCGATTGATGATGCGGCGGGTGAAGCGTTTGATAAAACAGCTAAGCTGATGGGCTTAGATTACCCAGGTGGCCCGTTGCTTTCTCGATTAGCAGAGAAAGGCACGCCAGGTCGCTTTAAGTTCCCTCGACCTATGACCGATCGTCCGGGTCTAGACATGAGCTTTTCTGGTCTAAAAACATTTGCAGCGAATACGATTCGTGACAATGACAACGATGATCAAACTCGCGCGGACATTGCTTACGCATTCCAAGAAGCGGTTTGTGGCACCTTGGTAATCAAGTGTAAGCGTGCCTTGGAACAGACGGGCATGAAACGTATAGTGATTGCTGGTGGCGTAAGTGCAAACAAGCAACTGCGTGTTGAGCTTGAAGCGCTTGCTAAGAAAATTGGTGGTGAGGTGTACTACCCACGCACTGAGTTCTGTACTGATAACGGTGCAATGATCGCTTATGCGGGTATGCAGCGCCTGAAAAATGGTGAGACTGCTGACCTTTCAGTTCAAGCAACACCACGTTGGCCGATTGACCAATTAGAGCCAATTGCTTAA
- a CDS encoding alpha/beta fold hydrolase: MNKFTIDNQSMAYLDEGEGPVVVLGHSYLWDSAMWKPQIEALKTQYRCIVPELWSHGESEAAPSAMRNLKDYAQHVLALLDHLNIDKFSVVGLSVGGMWGTELAELAPARINSLVLMDTFVGLEPEVAHTKYFHMLDTITQTKMVPQPIVEAVVPLFFANDAQTNTPALVEGFTKQLSALEGESAEEVARIGRMVFGRRDMIESVEDFALPVLIAVGQEDKPRPVLESYLMHDCITGSELVVIPGAGHISSLEQPEFVNTMLKTFLDKHLL, translated from the coding sequence ATGAACAAGTTCACAATAGATAATCAATCGATGGCGTACCTAGATGAAGGTGAGGGTCCGGTTGTTGTTTTAGGCCACAGCTACCTTTGGGATAGCGCGATGTGGAAGCCACAGATTGAAGCACTAAAAACTCAGTATCGTTGTATTGTGCCTGAGCTTTGGTCTCATGGTGAATCTGAAGCGGCACCGAGTGCAATGCGTAACCTGAAAGATTACGCTCAACATGTTTTGGCACTGCTTGATCACCTAAACATCGATAAGTTTTCAGTTGTTGGTTTATCGGTTGGCGGTATGTGGGGGACAGAGTTAGCGGAACTTGCACCTGCACGTATTAATTCTTTGGTTCTAATGGATACTTTCGTAGGTCTAGAACCAGAAGTTGCCCACACTAAGTATTTCCACATGTTAGATACCATCACTCAAACCAAGATGGTACCTCAGCCGATCGTTGAAGCGGTCGTCCCACTGTTCTTCGCGAATGATGCTCAAACTAACACGCCAGCTTTAGTGGAAGGTTTTACTAAGCAACTATCGGCTCTTGAGGGCGAGAGCGCTGAAGAAGTGGCGCGCATCGGTCGAATGGTCTTTGGACGTCGCGATATGATCGAATCTGTAGAGGACTTTGCTCTGCCTGTTTTGATTGCGGTTGGGCAAGAAGACAAACCACGTCCGGTACTTGAGTCATACTTAATGCACGATTGCATTACCGGCAGTGAATTAGTGGTGATTCCAGGCGCGGGTCATATTAGTTCGTTAGAGCAGCCAGAGTTTGTGAATACGATGCTGAAGACGTTTTTAGATAAACATCTACTGTAG
- the plsY gene encoding glycerol-3-phosphate 1-O-acyltransferase PlsY translates to MTPLALIMIIAAYLLGSISSAVLICRVLGLPDPRTVGSNNPGATNVLRVGGKGAAAAVLLCDMLKGTIPVWLGYYLNIDSIILGVVAIAACLGHMYPIFFHFKGGKGVATALGAIAPIGFDLTGMIMATWLVVAFLFRYSSLAALVTVLLAPFYAWLVKPQYTLPVAMLCCLIVLRHHQNIRRLLDGSEPKLGQKKSA, encoded by the coding sequence ATGACCCCATTAGCACTAATCATGATCATTGCAGCCTATTTACTAGGTTCAATCTCTAGTGCGGTCTTGATATGCCGAGTTTTAGGACTTCCAGATCCAAGAACAGTGGGCTCTAATAATCCTGGAGCCACTAATGTACTGCGTGTCGGCGGTAAAGGCGCTGCAGCCGCTGTCCTCCTGTGTGACATGCTTAAAGGCACCATCCCCGTCTGGCTTGGCTACTACCTCAATATCGACTCGATCATTTTAGGCGTTGTAGCGATTGCGGCGTGTCTGGGCCATATGTATCCAATATTCTTCCACTTCAAAGGTGGAAAAGGGGTTGCGACGGCACTTGGAGCCATCGCACCAATCGGATTTGATCTAACAGGAATGATCATGGCGACTTGGTTAGTTGTGGCATTTTTATTTCGTTATTCTTCTTTAGCAGCACTTGTCACCGTGCTACTTGCACCTTTCTATGCTTGGTTAGTCAAACCTCAATACACACTGCCAGTAGCTATGTTGTGTTGTTTGATCGTGCTACGTCACCATCAGAATATCCGCCGACTACTCGATGGCAGCGAACCAAAACTCGGACAAAAAAAATCGGCTTAA
- the folB gene encoding dihydroneopterin aldolase has product MALDKVFIEQLEVITTIGVYDWEQEIKQKLVLDIEMAHDNRPAGKSDDVVDALDYSTVSTAVLDHIANGRFLLVERVAEEVAELIMNQFSVPWIKIRLAKPGAVPQAKAVGVIIERGQV; this is encoded by the coding sequence ATGGCACTGGATAAAGTTTTCATTGAACAGCTAGAAGTAATTACAACGATCGGTGTTTACGATTGGGAACAAGAGATTAAACAAAAACTTGTGCTTGATATTGAAATGGCTCATGACAACCGCCCAGCAGGTAAGAGTGACGATGTGGTTGATGCTCTGGACTACTCTACAGTAAGTACTGCTGTGCTTGATCATATTGCGAATGGCCGCTTCCTGTTGGTAGAGCGTGTGGCTGAAGAAGTGGCTGAATTAATTATGAATCAGTTCTCTGTTCCTTGGATTAAAATCCGCTTGGCTAAACCGGGCGCAGTGCCTCAAGCGAAGGCTGTTGGCGTGATCATCGAACGAGGTCAAGTATGA
- the folK gene encoding 2-amino-4-hydroxy-6-hydroxymethyldihydropteridine diphosphokinase, whose product MTIAYVGVGTNIDRDKHARVAWTELQSLGINLKCSKIYHCEPVGFNSHPFYNFVIELDTSLSLTEFSQHLRKIEFKWGRSQDAHKLQDRKLDLDIVLFGEVVSESDPELPRSDIYKYPFVTQPLYDLCPARVIPQDGRTVSEIWQKMQQLDSLSVVDIKL is encoded by the coding sequence ATGACCATAGCCTATGTTGGTGTTGGCACGAACATAGACCGCGACAAGCATGCAAGAGTGGCATGGACAGAGCTTCAATCGTTAGGGATTAACCTTAAATGCTCTAAAATCTATCACTGTGAGCCCGTGGGTTTTAATAGCCATCCGTTTTATAACTTTGTGATAGAGCTCGACACATCACTTTCATTGACTGAATTTTCACAACACCTGCGTAAAATTGAGTTTAAATGGGGTCGCTCTCAAGATGCACATAAACTGCAAGATCGAAAGCTCGATCTTGATATTGTGCTGTTTGGAGAGGTGGTTTCTGAGAGCGATCCAGAACTGCCACGCAGTGATATCTATAAATATCCGTTTGTAACACAACCGCTTTATGATCTTTGTCCTGCGAGAGTGATCCCGCAAGATGGAAGAACCGTCAGTGAAATATGGCAGAAGATGCAGCAATTAGACTCGCTCTCTGTTGTAGATATAAAACTATAA
- a CDS encoding undecaprenyl-diphosphate phosphatase: MSYFEAFILALVQGFTEFLPISSSAHLILPSAVLGWEDQGLAFDVAVHVGTLAAVVIYFRKEVVSLLGAFFGSIFKGDRSKEAKLAWMIILATIPACIFGLLMKDIVELYLRSAWVIATTTIVFGLLLWWVDKNSSLRDDEYQAGWKKALFIGLAQAMAIIPGTSRSGATITAALYLGFTREAAARFSFLMSIPIITLAGGYLGLKLVTSGDPIHVGTLLTGIVVSFISAYICIHFFLKLISRMGMTPFVIYRLILGCGLFAFLMMQ; the protein is encoded by the coding sequence ATGAGTTATTTTGAAGCGTTTATATTGGCGTTGGTGCAAGGCTTTACTGAGTTTTTACCTATTTCCAGTTCTGCACACTTAATTCTTCCTTCTGCTGTTTTAGGTTGGGAAGATCAAGGCTTGGCATTTGATGTTGCTGTCCACGTTGGTACATTAGCTGCTGTGGTTATCTATTTCCGCAAAGAAGTGGTTTCTCTTTTGGGCGCTTTCTTTGGATCTATCTTTAAGGGCGACCGCAGCAAAGAAGCGAAATTGGCGTGGATGATCATCCTTGCGACGATTCCGGCATGTATCTTTGGCCTGCTGATGAAGGACATTGTTGAGCTTTACCTGCGTAGTGCATGGGTGATTGCGACAACGACAATCGTCTTTGGTCTGTTGTTGTGGTGGGTAGATAAGAACTCAAGCCTACGTGATGATGAGTACCAAGCTGGCTGGAAAAAAGCGCTGTTTATTGGTCTTGCTCAAGCAATGGCGATTATTCCGGGCACATCTCGTTCTGGCGCAACCATTACCGCGGCGCTGTATCTTGGTTTCACACGTGAAGCAGCAGCTCGATTCTCTTTCTTGATGTCTATCCCAATCATCACTTTAGCTGGTGGTTACTTAGGTCTTAAGCTCGTGACCAGTGGTGATCCAATCCATGTTGGCACTTTGCTAACGGGTATCGTGGTGTCTTTCATTAGTGCTTATATCTGTATCCACTTCTTCTTGAAGCTTATCTCTCGTATGGGTATGACACCGTTTGTTATCTACCGCCTAATCCTAGGTTGTGGTCTGTTTGCTTTCTTAATGATGCAGTAA
- a CDS encoding multifunctional CCA addition/repair protein yields MLAVKSSSDKTFRGDKLQIYDSLPKESGLQRYLVGGAVRDKLLNIDSYDKDWVVVGSTPKEMESRGFTAVGKDFPVFLHPKTKEEHALARTERKSGSGYTGFECYFAPDVSLEEDLMRRDLTINAIAQDDEGNLHDPYHGQQDLSERILRHVSDAFVEDPLRVLRVARFAAKLHHLNFTIASETMDMMSEIVKSGELAHLTAERVWQEWHKSLSTPHPEVFLSVLKECGALAVVLPELDALFGVPQPEKWHPEIDTGIHTLMVAQQAALLSPSLPVRFAAQVHDLGKGVTPESEWPSHKMHCHTGVKIIKKLCERVRVPNEFRDLALLVCEQHSNIHRADELKPTTFLKVLNKFDVWRKPDRLDDILLCCQADHAGRKGLEAQPYPQKARFEVAYRAALQVEVKTIIADGFKGKDIREEQEKRRAVAIENALSELTNS; encoded by the coding sequence TTGCTTGCAGTAAAGTCCAGCAGTGATAAAACATTTCGAGGTGATAAGTTGCAAATATACGATAGCCTACCAAAAGAGAGTGGGCTACAGCGCTATCTAGTCGGTGGGGCGGTGCGCGATAAGCTACTCAATATTGATAGCTATGATAAAGATTGGGTGGTGGTCGGCAGTACCCCTAAAGAGATGGAAAGCCGCGGCTTCACTGCTGTGGGTAAAGACTTCCCGGTATTCTTGCACCCAAAAACCAAGGAAGAGCACGCACTGGCTCGCACTGAGAGAAAGTCAGGTTCGGGTTACACCGGCTTCGAGTGTTATTTCGCGCCAGATGTTAGTCTGGAAGAAGATCTCATGCGTCGTGATTTGACGATCAACGCCATCGCTCAAGATGATGAAGGTAACCTGCACGATCCTTATCACGGCCAGCAAGATCTCTCAGAACGTATTCTTAGACACGTATCCGATGCCTTTGTTGAAGATCCGCTTCGAGTACTGCGAGTTGCGCGCTTCGCTGCCAAACTTCACCACCTCAACTTTACGATTGCATCTGAAACCATGGATATGATGAGTGAAATCGTTAAATCTGGTGAACTCGCCCATCTTACGGCAGAGCGAGTTTGGCAAGAGTGGCATAAGTCTCTTAGTACACCACACCCAGAGGTGTTCCTTTCAGTATTGAAAGAGTGCGGAGCACTAGCGGTTGTTTTACCAGAACTTGATGCACTTTTTGGTGTTCCTCAACCTGAAAAGTGGCACCCTGAGATCGACACGGGTATTCACACTCTAATGGTTGCTCAGCAAGCGGCGCTGTTAAGCCCATCACTGCCTGTACGTTTTGCAGCTCAGGTGCATGACTTAGGTAAAGGCGTCACACCAGAAAGCGAATGGCCAAGTCATAAAATGCATTGCCATACTGGCGTGAAGATCATCAAGAAGCTATGTGAGCGAGTGAGAGTGCCTAATGAGTTCAGAGACCTAGCACTGTTAGTGTGTGAACAGCACTCTAATATCCATCGCGCAGATGAACTAAAGCCAACCACCTTCCTCAAGGTTCTCAACAAGTTCGATGTTTGGCGCAAGCCAGATAGGCTCGACGACATACTACTTTGCTGCCAAGCCGATCACGCAGGCCGAAAAGGATTAGAAGCGCAGCCTTATCCTCAAAAAGCGCGTTTTGAAGTCGCTTACCGAGCGGCACTTCAAGTTGAAGTAAAAACGATCATTGCCGATGGCTTTAAAGGTAAAGATATTCGAGAAGAGCAAGAGAAGCGCAGAGCGGTAGCTATTGAAAACGCGTTATCAGAACTCACTAATAGTTGA
- a CDS encoding ExeA family protein encodes MYKEYFGFVETPFSIVPNSRYLFLSQRHQEAMQNLQAGLGEGGGFAMLTGEVGTGKTTVAKAMLSSLDSHTQAGLILNPTFSNTDLLEAICDEFDIDYPQQASLKQLSQAIHHFLLDSHAEGIQTLLVIDEAQHLAADVLEQLRLLTNLETDSRKLLKVLLVGQPELQQHLQTTQLRQLAQRITGRYHLLPLNIQETGKYIAFRLETAGGEQMLFSNRSVKLIAQYTHGIPRLINLVCDKALQLAFHDGEPTPSNDTVNRACQQVMSFQADVYHVDNPPTSDVMPKLFQYAGIATLSIGLAMATFNFAPTYINSWLSTDTSSEIKTEAAVHTQRSLVADTPTLVAEPKPAKFELPPHIQQHLMQGTNRSLAIKDLYTLWGYQSSLRDGLCLSEPQSVFVCEQQQANLDTLVELGVPVVLNLDIDQKPVFAVLYGVSEKSVELLVNEKLLVIPKQSLDKIWHGDYVAIWKQPLRETLKEGYQGEAVALLDLLLSEVLGEVVSGSDVFDYELKMKIEAFQTWQGMSVDGIAGKRTLARLQRLAQLDSPKLMSLEGDES; translated from the coding sequence ATGTATAAGGAATATTTTGGCTTCGTTGAGACGCCATTTTCGATTGTACCAAATTCTCGCTACTTGTTTTTGAGTCAGCGCCATCAAGAAGCGATGCAAAACCTACAAGCCGGTTTAGGCGAGGGTGGGGGCTTTGCGATGCTTACTGGTGAGGTTGGTACAGGGAAAACAACGGTCGCTAAGGCGATGTTGTCCTCCCTTGATAGCCACACTCAAGCTGGCCTTATACTCAACCCTACATTTTCCAATACCGATTTGCTTGAAGCTATCTGTGATGAGTTCGATATCGACTATCCGCAACAGGCATCACTCAAGCAACTGAGTCAGGCGATTCATCACTTTCTACTTGATAGTCATGCCGAAGGTATTCAAACCTTATTGGTGATAGATGAAGCTCAGCACTTAGCTGCCGATGTGTTGGAGCAGCTACGCCTTTTAACGAACTTGGAAACTGACAGCCGCAAGTTATTAAAAGTATTGCTGGTTGGCCAACCTGAATTACAACAGCACCTGCAGACTACGCAATTGCGCCAGCTAGCGCAGCGTATTACGGGGCGCTACCATTTGCTGCCCCTCAACATTCAAGAGACCGGTAAGTACATCGCGTTTCGCCTAGAGACAGCAGGTGGCGAGCAAATGCTGTTTTCGAATCGCTCCGTTAAGCTGATTGCCCAATATACTCATGGTATTCCACGGTTGATTAACTTGGTGTGTGATAAGGCGCTGCAGCTAGCGTTTCATGATGGAGAGCCAACACCGAGTAATGACACGGTTAACCGAGCGTGTCAGCAGGTTATGTCTTTTCAGGCTGATGTGTATCACGTAGATAACCCTCCAACTTCCGATGTTATGCCCAAGTTATTCCAATATGCAGGGATTGCGACGTTAAGTATCGGCCTTGCTATGGCGACTTTTAACTTCGCTCCAACCTATATAAATTCTTGGTTATCTACGGATACTTCAAGTGAAATTAAAACTGAAGCGGCAGTGCACACTCAGCGTTCATTGGTGGCAGATACACCTACGCTGGTGGCTGAGCCAAAACCTGCCAAGTTTGAGTTGCCACCACACATTCAACAACATTTGATGCAGGGAACCAATCGCTCTCTCGCTATCAAGGACTTGTATACGCTTTGGGGATATCAATCTTCACTGCGTGATGGCTTGTGCTTAAGTGAACCACAAAGTGTCTTTGTGTGCGAGCAGCAGCAGGCTAATTTGGATACATTGGTAGAACTAGGCGTACCTGTGGTACTTAACCTCGATATAGACCAAAAGCCAGTGTTTGCTGTGCTTTATGGTGTGTCTGAGAAATCTGTCGAGTTACTGGTTAATGAGAAGCTCTTGGTGATACCGAAGCAATCTTTAGATAAAATCTGGCATGGCGATTATGTCGCGATTTGGAAACAGCCGCTACGAGAGACACTCAAAGAGGGCTATCAAGGTGAAGCAGTTGCTTTGCTTGATTTGTTACTTTCTGAAGTATTAGGAGAGGTTGTATCTGGCAGTGATGTGTTTGATTATGAGTTAAAAATGAAAATCGAAGCGTTTCAAACTTGGCAAGGCATGTCTGTTGATGGCATCGCAGGTAAGCGAACCTTGGCAAGGTTGCAGAGATTAGCTCAACTCGATTCGCCTAAGTTGATGTCACTAGAAGGGGACGAAAGCTAA
- a CDS encoding general secretion pathway protein GspB yields MSRIMHELKHSSGKQSYLNQHSLSKPSFKGYQNHHVPSSAKGMNSKRGSSLAMGLLLVLVPSLLVGGVLAYQSYNQQLQNSSSRVANAALPESKALSDVEPEMADVASMHAVPVEENPLFAVRPAPTSKPLKALPRQEVYAQIDSDSNRANTIGGSAVISANVNNNTQMIASSESSPGQPTVQQSVSDEASNLQSNSDPQSDSDLLQGLDLSELPPDLALKLESIMGEQQSTPEPMDSRPAGQGSQVIELETHINSLSGVLPKLDLQTHMYSSSETKRWVKVNGQEVAQGDWIGQDIQLLEIKPQSVIIEFNQQKIEIPALYEWKG; encoded by the coding sequence ATGTCACGCATTATGCACGAACTTAAACACTCTTCTGGAAAACAGTCGTATTTGAATCAGCATTCTCTTAGCAAGCCAAGCTTCAAAGGTTATCAGAATCATCATGTGCCTAGCTCTGCTAAAGGGATGAACAGCAAACGAGGTTCATCGTTAGCGATGGGGCTACTCCTAGTTCTGGTACCTTCTTTGCTGGTGGGTGGTGTCCTAGCTTATCAATCATATAACCAACAACTGCAAAACTCATCTAGCCGAGTCGCTAATGCCGCTCTGCCAGAATCAAAGGCTCTATCAGACGTTGAGCCTGAAATGGCTGATGTAGCAAGCATGCATGCTGTTCCTGTGGAAGAAAATCCATTGTTCGCCGTTCGTCCTGCACCGACGAGTAAGCCATTGAAAGCACTGCCACGCCAAGAGGTGTATGCACAGATTGATTCGGACTCGAATCGTGCAAACACCATAGGTGGCTCAGCTGTGATCTCAGCGAATGTTAATAACAACACTCAAATGATAGCCAGTTCTGAGTCGTCACCAGGTCAACCAACAGTTCAGCAAAGTGTTAGCGATGAAGCTAGCAACTTGCAATCAAACAGTGACCCACAGTCGGACAGTGATTTGCTGCAAGGGCTAGACCTGAGTGAATTACCACCCGATTTGGCATTGAAGCTTGAATCCATCATGGGTGAGCAACAAAGCACACCTGAGCCAATGGACTCAAGACCAGCAGGGCAAGGTTCTCAGGTCATTGAGTTGGAAACACATATTAATAGCTTATCTGGGGTGTTACCTAAGTTAGACCTACAAACTCATATGTATTCGAGTAGTGAAACCAAGCGTTGGGTAAAAGTGAATGGCCAAGAAGTGGCACAAGGAGATTGGATTGGGCAAGATATTCAATTACTTGAGATTAAACCACAATCGGTAATCATAGAGTTCAATCAACAGAAGATAGAAATCCCAGCTCTGTACGAGTGGAAAGGCTAG
- a CDS encoding IS3 family transposase (programmed frameshift) — protein MKTTSRRTQRDYSLAFKLAVVSQVEKGEMTYKQAQERYGIQGRSTVLVWLRKHGQLDWSKGIEQSRALGATMSNSSSTQTPEQRIKELEQQLEETQLKAEFFEAVVKVMDRDFGVRISKKRKAELLRKKPVRKLTVTKACHFIGITRQAFYKRCVAEIHQTKKDESVLGFVKEQRMMHPRIGTRKIKYLLAQNDIEIGRDRLFSLLRMNRLLVQNRRAYHRTTNSNHRFYCHPNRIKEGLIPEGPEQLWVADITYLATRRGSTYLSLVTDAYSRKIVGYHISDDMKARTVKQAFLNALKERKNTGELVHHSDRGVQYCSVEYQELHRQYGVSCSMTDGYDCYQNALAERINGILKMEYLLNKPNDLDEAKKMVAESVKIYNEYRPHTALKYKTPDEIHRAF, from the exons ATGAAAACAACAAGTAGACGTACTCAACGAGATTATTCTCTTGCCTTTAAATTGGCAGTCGTAAGCCAAGTTGAAAAAGGCGAAATGACTTATAAGCAAGCTCAAGAACGTTATGGGATCCAAGGGCGCTCTACCGTTTTAGTTTGGCTTCGCAAACATGGTCAACTAGATTGGTCTAAAGGAATAGAACAATCGAGAGCGTTAGGAGCGACTATGTCAAACTCTTCCTCAACTCAAACCCCAGAGCAACGAATCAAAGAACTCGAGCAGCAATTAGAAGAAACTCAGCTCAAAGCTGAGTTCTTTGAAGCGGTTGTAAAAGTCATGGATCGAGATTTCGGAGTCCGAATCTCAAAGAAGCGCAAGGCCGAGTTATTAAGGAAAAAAC CGGTCAGAAAGTTGACCGTTACTAAAGCTTGTCACTTCATAGGTATTACAAGACAAGCTTTCTACAAACGCTGTGTTGCCGAAATTCATCAGACAAAGAAAGATGAATCTGTACTCGGTTTTGTGAAGGAGCAAAGGATGATGCACCCTCGTATAGGGACTCGTAAGATCAAGTATTTACTTGCTCAGAACGATATTGAAATCGGGCGAGACCGCTTATTCTCTCTGCTGAGAATGAATCGATTATTAGTACAGAATCGAAGGGCTTACCATCGAACCACAAACAGTAATCATCGCTTTTACTGCCATCCAAATCGAATCAAAGAAGGCTTAATACCGGAAGGACCAGAGCAATTATGGGTTGCCGATATTACTTATCTAGCAACGCGGCGTGGTAGTACGTATCTCAGTTTAGTGACGGACGCTTACTCAAGAAAAATCGTGGGCTATCACATAAGTGATGATATGAAAGCTCGCACGGTCAAGCAGGCCTTTTTAAACGCGTTGAAAGAGCGGAAGAATACAGGTGAGCTTGTCCATCACTCAGATCGAGGTGTTCAGTACTGCTCTGTTGAATACCAAGAGTTGCATCGACAGTATGGTGTATCTTGCTCAATGACTGATGGCTATGACTGTTATCAGAATGCGTTGGCAGAGAGGATCAACGGAATACTGAAGATGGAGTATCTGTTGAATAAACCTAATGATTTAGATGAAGCAAAGAAAATGGTCGCTGAATCAGTAAAAATCTATAATGAATATAGGCCTCACACGGCTCTAAAATACAAAACGCCCGATGAAATACATCGAGCGTTTTAG
- a CDS encoding TIGR04211 family SH3 domain-containing protein, protein MKKLISLVLFAMLAAPAAFAQDRYIADKLFTYMHSGPNNTFRIIGSVDAGEKITYLQTNKSTGYTQIQDNRGRKGWVESKFVSTQESMALRMPKLEKELTEVKGKLANARQSADSEKAGLASSLDSRNKQIAELEQNYSEISQQLTSSQTENRELRAKLDTQKDDLLLKYFMYGGGVAGIGLLLGLVLPHIMPRRRKSPNGWA, encoded by the coding sequence GTGAAAAAACTGATTAGCTTAGTTTTGTTCGCAATGCTTGCGGCTCCAGCTGCCTTTGCACAAGACCGTTATATTGCTGACAAACTATTTACTTATATGCATTCTGGCCCAAACAACACATTCCGTATCATCGGCAGTGTTGATGCTGGTGAAAAGATTACATACCTACAAACTAACAAGAGCACGGGTTATACCCAAATTCAAGACAACCGCGGTCGTAAAGGTTGGGTTGAAAGTAAGTTTGTAAGCACTCAAGAAAGCATGGCACTGCGTATGCCTAAGCTAGAGAAAGAGCTGACGGAAGTTAAAGGTAAACTAGCGAATGCTCGCCAGAGTGCTGACAGCGAAAAAGCTGGCCTAGCAAGCTCTCTAGACTCTCGTAACAAGCAGATTGCTGAACTAGAGCAGAACTACAGTGAAATTAGCCAACAGCTAACGAGCTCTCAAACAGAGAACCGTGAACTGCGTGCTAAACTAGACACTCAGAAAGACGACCTACTATTGAAGTACTTCATGTACGGTGGTGGTGTTGCGGGTATTGGTCTACTTCTAGGCCTTGTTCTACCACACATCATGCCTCGTCGTAGAAAGTCACCAAACGGCTGGGCGTAG